A genomic stretch from Desulfuromonas thiophila includes:
- a CDS encoding helix-turn-helix domain-containing protein: MIRYHLKHLIADLELKLGQRVSLKEISEKTGIHLSTLSRIANQKAANTTIGNLEKICLFFDCSIGDLVEILPDQEGISQKQAK, translated from the coding sequence GTGATTCGATATCATCTCAAGCACCTTATCGCTGATTTGGAACTCAAACTTGGCCAGCGTGTTAGCCTCAAGGAGATCTCTGAAAAAACGGGAATTCATCTGTCGACTCTCTCCCGGATCGCCAACCAAAAGGCAGCAAACACAACGATCGGCAACCTAGAAAAAATTTGCCTGTTTTTCGATTGCTCGATTGGTGACTTGGTAGAGATTTTGCCGGACCAAGAAGGAATATCCCAGAAGCAGGCAAAATAA
- a CDS encoding lytic transglycosylase domain-containing protein, whose protein sequence is MRLTEMTQSGQAPQQRVMAGQIRGTGDFAALFASAVQGDASAALADMAPLMLASSRQVFAVGSPEVCESASLAWQAGLAHYRAATVEPQSERSASLAGALRQMEQQRQQGTVTGAEKGAVLELAERAAARYDLNPALVKAVIQAESGFNVRAQSHAGAQGLMQLMPGTARDLGVSDPFEAEQNVMGGARYLRQLLDRFEGNLDRALAAYNWGMGNVERKGLARMPQETRTYLARVKQYQAEFV, encoded by the coding sequence ATGCGACTGACGGAAATGACGCAGAGCGGGCAGGCACCGCAGCAGCGTGTGATGGCCGGTCAGATTCGTGGGACCGGCGATTTTGCGGCACTTTTTGCGTCGGCGGTGCAAGGCGATGCGTCGGCAGCGCTGGCAGATATGGCGCCGCTGATGCTGGCCAGCAGCCGGCAGGTGTTCGCGGTGGGGTCGCCGGAGGTGTGCGAGAGTGCTTCGCTGGCGTGGCAAGCGGGTCTGGCGCACTACCGTGCGGCGACCGTTGAGCCGCAGTCGGAGCGGTCGGCGTCGCTGGCAGGGGCCCTGCGGCAGATGGAGCAACAGCGGCAGCAGGGTACGGTGACAGGGGCGGAAAAGGGCGCGGTGCTGGAGTTGGCAGAACGGGCAGCAGCGCGTTACGATTTGAACCCGGCGTTGGTGAAGGCGGTTATCCAGGCGGAAAGCGGTTTCAATGTGCGGGCGCAGTCGCATGCCGGGGCGCAAGGTCTGATGCAGTTGATGCCGGGGACAGCACGTGATCTGGGGGTGAGCGATCCGTTTGAGGCGGAGCAGAACGTGATGGGCGGTGCGCGCTATTTGCGTCAGCTGCTTGACCGCTTCGAGGGCAATCTTGACCGAGCGCTGGCGGCCTATAATTGGGGCATGGGCAATGTGGAACGTAAGGGGCTGGCGCGGATGCCGCAAGAGACCCGCACCTATCTGGCGCGGGTAAAACAGTATCA